The following coding sequences are from one Desulfosporosinus orientis DSM 765 window:
- a CDS encoding GatB/YqeY domain-containing protein has protein sequence MTLKDRLVEDMKAAMKAKEEGKVRLSVIRMARAAIKNAEIDKKIEFNDEQVIEVLAREVKLRRDALEVFGQADRPDQVKALGEELAVLMDYLPQQLSEGDIRQLVQETVTTLGAQSLKDLGKVMGAVTPKTKGRADGKLVNQIVREILGA, from the coding sequence TTGACCCTGAAAGATCGCTTGGTTGAGGATATGAAGGCTGCCATGAAGGCTAAAGAGGAGGGGAAGGTAAGACTTTCCGTCATCCGAATGGCCAGGGCCGCCATAAAAAATGCTGAGATCGACAAGAAGATTGAATTTAACGATGAGCAAGTCATAGAAGTTTTAGCACGTGAAGTTAAGCTGCGTCGGGATGCGCTTGAAGTTTTCGGGCAGGCGGATCGCCCTGATCAGGTTAAGGCTTTAGGAGAGGAATTGGCGGTTCTTATGGATTACCTTCCTCAACAGCTTTCTGAAGGGGATATTCGCCAACTCGTTCAGGAGACCGTTACCACATTAGGGGCACAAAGTCTGAAAGACCTCGGGAAAGTCATGGGAGCAGTTACTCCTAAGACAAAAGGTCGAGCTGATGGCAAACTTGTCAATCAGATTGTACGGGAAATTCTCGGGGCGTAA
- a CDS encoding diacylglycerol kinase family protein, with translation MGRNRRSGFWRSLNQAWRGVLYTVRTQSHVQFHFVAGTSVLLLAWWSEVSRFEWLILIFAIGSVIGAEVMNSAIEIVVDMVQPNFHPLAGMAKDVAAGAVLVTSLQAAVIGIIVFAPVLYRFAVEMLY, from the coding sequence ATGGGGAGAAATCGAAGATCAGGGTTTTGGCGCAGTTTGAATCAAGCCTGGCGAGGAGTATTGTATACGGTCAGAACACAGAGCCATGTACAGTTCCATTTCGTTGCAGGTACCAGTGTCTTGCTCCTGGCATGGTGGAGTGAGGTATCGCGGTTTGAATGGTTAATTCTAATTTTTGCCATTGGCAGTGTTATCGGCGCTGAAGTAATGAACTCAGCAATTGAAATTGTGGTTGACATGGTCCAGCCTAACTTTCATCCTTTGGCCGGTATGGCAAAAGATGTAGCCGCCGGAGCTGTTTTGGTAACTTCGCTTCAAGCAGCTGTGATCGGAATCATTGTATTTGCTCCGGTATTGTATCGTTTCGCGGTGGAGATGTTATATTAA
- the ybeY gene encoding rRNA maturation RNase YbeY — MIIDISWEEESISPEERESLTDLLNQGVQEAIRRSDGPEEAEVSLVLINDERIHELNLEYRGVDRPTDVLSFALQEEVEEEPDIVAEDDMLGDILISVERAREQAKEYGHSFEREIIYLAVHGTLHLLGYDHEEETDKQEMRSKEEEVMSRLKLERV, encoded by the coding sequence ATGATCATAGATATTTCTTGGGAAGAAGAGTCCATCTCGCCGGAGGAGCGTGAATCCCTGACTGATTTATTAAATCAAGGGGTTCAAGAAGCGATCCGGCGGTCAGATGGGCCTGAAGAAGCGGAAGTAAGTTTAGTGTTAATCAATGATGAGCGTATCCACGAATTAAACCTCGAGTATCGAGGAGTTGACCGGCCGACGGATGTTCTTTCCTTTGCCTTACAAGAAGAGGTTGAGGAAGAACCGGATATTGTGGCAGAGGATGATATGCTGGGAGATATTTTAATTTCTGTTGAACGAGCAAGAGAACAGGCCAAGGAGTATGGACATTCCTTCGAACGGGAGATTATTTATTTAGCTGTCCATGGAACACTTCATTTGTTGGGTTATGATCACGAGGAGGAGACGGATAAACAAGAAATGCGCAGCAAAGAAGAAGAGGTCATGTCAAGACTAAAATTAGAGAGAGTTTAA
- the yqfD gene encoding sporulation protein YqfD: MFEWLRIFWSGRILFLARGEQLARFVNLVSKEGIILYHTQKSERGMRAQIELADFRRLRRAARRTHTRIHIIAKYGWPFIAARWWRRKGLLVGILIIAFFLTVLSQLVLSISVLGNKNLSSSDVLERAEKLGLKTWVYSKKLDLNTIAKALQDQLPDAAWIGIERHGTSIQIRVSEKIRPSIPDEAGNLVASHAGIVKEIMVIEGTPLVHEGETVRAGQVLIKSPEGNTMEANGASSPSVARGFVRARVWYSAEAKIPLVEDKVEESGRVAIGRGIKIGSRVIMLTTQNSPFEQSRKEVIAQSLKLWRNWRFPVEGIRVNHIELRNVHIERSVTEARRLAEQTARAEVMKKIAKGVPIVLETVKILTNSSDSERIRVEVETYEDIAVYANP; encoded by the coding sequence ATGTTTGAATGGCTGAGAATATTTTGGTCCGGGCGAATTCTTTTTCTCGCAAGGGGGGAGCAATTGGCCCGCTTTGTTAATCTCGTCTCTAAAGAGGGAATCATTCTTTATCATACCCAAAAATCCGAACGAGGGATGAGAGCACAAATTGAGCTGGCAGACTTTCGGCGGCTGCGTAGAGCAGCCCGACGTACACACACAAGAATACATATAATAGCCAAGTATGGCTGGCCTTTTATTGCAGCACGTTGGTGGCGCCGAAAAGGGTTGTTAGTTGGGATTTTGATAATTGCGTTCTTTCTGACAGTCCTCTCTCAGCTTGTGCTTTCAATTTCAGTCTTGGGAAATAAGAATCTCAGCTCAAGTGATGTGCTGGAACGAGCCGAAAAACTGGGACTTAAGACTTGGGTTTATTCAAAGAAATTAGATTTAAACACAATTGCTAAAGCTCTTCAAGATCAACTGCCGGATGCTGCTTGGATAGGAATTGAACGGCATGGAACGAGTATACAAATTAGAGTGTCAGAGAAAATTCGCCCTTCTATCCCGGATGAAGCCGGCAATTTAGTTGCCAGTCATGCTGGAATTGTCAAAGAAATTATGGTGATAGAAGGAACTCCTTTGGTTCATGAGGGTGAAACAGTTCGGGCAGGTCAAGTATTGATTAAGAGTCCCGAAGGAAATACTATGGAAGCAAATGGAGCGTCTTCGCCTTCTGTGGCCAGGGGATTTGTACGGGCGCGAGTGTGGTACAGTGCTGAAGCTAAAATACCTCTTGTTGAGGATAAAGTTGAGGAAAGTGGGAGAGTTGCCATAGGCAGGGGTATAAAAATTGGCTCCCGCGTTATAATGCTAACAACACAGAATTCTCCCTTTGAGCAATCTCGCAAAGAAGTAATCGCTCAATCTCTAAAACTCTGGAGGAATTGGCGCTTTCCTGTCGAAGGTATAAGAGTAAATCATATCGAACTCCGTAATGTGCACATTGAACGTTCTGTAACCGAAGCTCGTCGACTTGCCGAACAGACGGCCAGGGCTGAAGTTATGAAGAAAATTGCCAAAGGGGTTCCTATTGTACTGGAAACAGTAAAAATTCTCACCAACAGTTCGGATTCTGAGAGAATCAGAGTGGAAGTGGAAACCTACGAGGATATAGCAGTGTACGCTAATCCGTAA
- the cdd gene encoding cytidine deaminase yields the protein MIGKEIEGLDQKSILELIEQAKTVYEQAYAPYSHYPVGAAAVFSSGKIYSGCNVENASYGLTVCAERNAIFQAVAQGERELKGVAIAVPGDGFPSPCGACRQVIREFAADCPVILVNGRGEVRLTSLNVLLPEGFGPEFFE from the coding sequence GTGATAGGGAAAGAAATTGAAGGACTTGATCAAAAATCCATCCTGGAACTTATCGAGCAGGCAAAAACAGTGTATGAGCAGGCCTATGCTCCTTATTCTCACTATCCTGTTGGGGCCGCAGCAGTTTTTTCCTCAGGTAAAATATACAGCGGGTGCAACGTGGAGAATGCCAGTTATGGTCTAACGGTATGTGCAGAGCGTAATGCAATTTTCCAGGCTGTAGCCCAAGGAGAAAGAGAATTAAAGGGAGTAGCCATTGCAGTTCCAGGCGATGGTTTTCCTTCTCCCTGTGGTGCCTGCCGGCAAGTGATTCGTGAGTTTGCTGCGGATTGTCCGGTTATTTTAGTAAATGGCCGGGGAGAAGTTCGTTTGACCAGTTTGAACGTGCTGCTGCCTGAGGGTTTTGGGCCGGAGTTTTTTGAATAG
- a CDS encoding YabP/YqfC family sporulation protein — MFKKIQTSVGEVLDFPPDVVGEGPKITIIGRKQIVVENYNSILNFSEEEIRLETAEGDIYFRGKGLMLKVILATELQIEGELTSFSFGGGEMK, encoded by the coding sequence TTGTTCAAGAAAATACAAACAAGCGTAGGAGAGGTTTTGGATTTTCCACCTGACGTCGTGGGAGAAGGTCCTAAAATTACAATAATTGGACGAAAACAAATAGTCGTTGAGAATTATAACAGCATCCTTAATTTTTCTGAGGAAGAAATTCGTTTAGAAACAGCAGAGGGAGATATTTATTTTAGAGGAAAGGGGTTAATGCTTAAAGTTATTTTAGCTACAGAACTTCAAATTGAAGGGGAGCTTACGTCCTTTTCCTTTGGTGGAGGGGAGATGAAGTAA
- a CDS encoding HD family phosphohydrolase, whose protein sequence is MMVLKIKIFKKIWDELSSRLDWLKHHTTWLRAIVGVMYFLLFTVLLSSNIFVSTLQLELGEPSPQLITAPWNKDIVDEAKYTRDKEAAAKAVQPVYKPDEEYLNLLTKELDNAFVSLRNASASGDTGIAELKKIPLFAKLSESVLTSLVDTVPSELENAEKVGRDIILSRARNLETGAKTNEGMTSFRDQTKAQLDEADLTEDAKTLFKAFLDQEVTQPTLIVDESTTEALRTAAKALVKQETLYYKANQKIVGAGEIVDDTIYQVLVQYGLINSNNTLNSVLGIALIVLIGMSAILVYLFQYKRDILRVTNRLVLIGLIMSLVLAIGRAVIALNLGADFDTLSGMLIPIAWATMTVAILVGVDIAVMVTLVLAVFVAVLVDPSLSTAFGLHAGIVALFGGIVGVYSVSRLSQRSDLARAGIFVSGVNVLVISGIALTSDMRATVWAVGVMLGVVNGLASSFLTVGALHWFESGFHITSSVRLLELSDPNRPLLKRLLMEAPGTYHHSILVGNLAEAAAEAVQADATLVRVGAMYHDIGKLKRPYFFIENQFTQDNPHDKIAPTLSSLIITSHVKDGLEMAKENKLPLQVQDIIAQHHGDSLVTFFYHKALEEYENVPEESFHYEGPKPQTKEAALVALADSVEAAVRSMKQPTPGRVEGFVRKIIKDKLNDEQLDQCDLTFQDLDRIAMAFVRVLSGIFHSRVEYPEMPSVRENGQNSMHKKQSGEAGPECEDTPKAVGQESIKGTADAEVSNTNQKV, encoded by the coding sequence ATGATGGTATTGAAGATCAAAATATTCAAGAAGATCTGGGATGAGCTGTCCAGCCGTCTTGATTGGCTTAAACATCACACCACTTGGCTGCGTGCTATTGTTGGAGTGATGTATTTTCTGTTGTTTACAGTGTTGTTGTCTTCCAATATTTTTGTATCGACATTACAGTTGGAATTAGGAGAACCTAGTCCTCAGCTTATTACTGCTCCGTGGAATAAAGATATTGTGGATGAAGCAAAGTATACCAGGGACAAGGAGGCGGCGGCAAAAGCGGTCCAACCCGTCTACAAACCGGATGAGGAGTATTTAAACTTACTGACCAAGGAACTGGACAATGCCTTTGTTTCTTTGCGTAATGCTTCTGCTTCGGGAGATACAGGGATTGCCGAACTCAAGAAAATACCACTCTTTGCAAAATTGTCGGAGAGTGTGCTTACCTCTTTAGTTGATACCGTACCCAGCGAACTGGAGAATGCTGAAAAAGTTGGCAGAGACATCATTCTCAGCAGAGCCCGTAATTTGGAAACAGGGGCCAAGACAAATGAAGGGATGACGTCTTTTCGTGATCAGACAAAAGCGCAACTTGATGAGGCCGATTTGACCGAAGATGCCAAAACCTTATTTAAGGCTTTCCTGGATCAGGAGGTAACACAGCCCACCTTAATTGTGGACGAGTCAACGACAGAAGCTTTACGAACAGCTGCTAAAGCTTTAGTAAAGCAGGAGACATTATATTACAAGGCTAATCAAAAAATAGTGGGCGCTGGGGAAATTGTTGACGATACAATCTACCAGGTTTTAGTTCAGTATGGATTAATTAATAGTAATAATACTTTGAACTCTGTATTGGGAATTGCTCTCATTGTGCTTATCGGAATGAGCGCTATATTAGTCTATTTATTTCAATATAAGCGGGATATTTTACGTGTAACGAATCGTCTGGTCTTGATCGGGCTTATTATGAGCTTAGTCTTGGCAATTGGACGTGCGGTAATCGCCTTGAATTTGGGAGCGGATTTTGATACGTTGTCGGGAATGTTGATTCCCATTGCTTGGGCGACGATGACGGTTGCTATTTTAGTTGGCGTTGATATTGCGGTAATGGTGACCTTGGTCTTAGCAGTGTTTGTTGCTGTTTTAGTGGACCCATCACTTTCGACAGCTTTCGGCCTGCATGCAGGGATAGTTGCTTTATTTGGAGGGATTGTTGGAGTTTACAGCGTATCCCGCCTTAGTCAGCGTTCCGACTTAGCACGTGCCGGGATCTTTGTTTCCGGAGTTAATGTTCTAGTCATTAGCGGGATCGCTTTGACTTCGGATATGAGGGCAACAGTTTGGGCTGTTGGCGTTATGCTGGGTGTCGTCAACGGTTTGGCATCTTCGTTTTTAACGGTCGGAGCTTTGCACTGGTTTGAGTCAGGGTTTCATATTACATCATCAGTGCGTCTTTTAGAGTTATCGGACCCCAATCGACCGTTGCTGAAACGTTTGTTGATGGAAGCGCCGGGGACGTATCATCACAGTATTCTGGTAGGAAATTTAGCTGAAGCGGCTGCGGAAGCGGTTCAAGCGGATGCGACCTTAGTAAGAGTTGGAGCCATGTATCACGATATCGGCAAATTAAAACGTCCTTACTTTTTTATTGAAAATCAATTTACTCAAGATAACCCTCATGACAAGATCGCCCCCACCCTGAGTTCATTAATTATTACCTCTCATGTCAAAGATGGGTTGGAAATGGCGAAGGAAAATAAACTTCCCCTTCAGGTCCAAGATATAATAGCTCAGCATCATGGGGACAGTTTGGTTACGTTCTTTTACCACAAAGCCCTTGAAGAATACGAAAATGTCCCGGAGGAAAGCTTTCATTATGAAGGCCCAAAGCCTCAAACAAAAGAGGCGGCATTAGTTGCTTTAGCCGATAGTGTAGAGGCAGCTGTCCGTTCAATGAAACAGCCTACTCCGGGGCGAGTTGAAGGATTCGTTCGCAAAATTATTAAAGATAAGCTGAATGATGAGCAATTGGATCAGTGTGATTTAACATTTCAGGATTTAGACCGTATTGCAATGGCCTTTGTACGTGTCTTAAGCGGAATTTTCCATTCTCGGGTGGAATATCCTGAGATGCCGAGTGTTCGGGAAAACGGACAAAATTCAATGCATAAAAAGCAGTCCGGAGAAGCTGGCCCTGAGTGCGAGGACACCCCAAAAGCAGTTGGGCAAGAAAGTATTAAAGGGACAGCTGACGCTGAGGTTTCTAATACTAATCAGAAAGTATAA